The Armatimonadota bacterium genome contains a region encoding:
- a CDS encoding SRPBCC domain-containing protein, translated as MEITTSENEITAKFTTRASSQQVWASLTTKDGWEAWFSDRVESDFVVGSPLEMYFEGEGTVTATVTEREELKCFAYRWHPGESGEKLAMHPDEQTTVRFTLVENDGQVELTMTEFGFERIPAERRPKAFADNQGGWKYMIEQFEAWTESGVRQANSKGKD; from the coding sequence ATGGAAATTACAACTTCTGAAAACGAGATCACCGCGAAATTTACGACACGCGCATCGTCGCAACAAGTGTGGGCGTCATTGACGACGAAGGATGGCTGGGAAGCTTGGTTTAGCGACCGCGTCGAGAGCGATTTCGTAGTCGGTAGTCCGCTGGAAATGTACTTCGAGGGCGAGGGGACAGTCACGGCGACGGTGACGGAGCGGGAGGAGCTGAAGTGCTTCGCCTATCGCTGGCATCCGGGTGAATCTGGTGAGAAACTCGCCATGCACCCCGACGAACAGACCACCGTGCGGTTCACTCTGGTTGAAAATGATGGCCAAGTGGAACTGACCATGACCGAGTTTGGATTCGAGCGAATTCCTGCAGAGCGACGCCCAAAGGCGTTTGCTGACAATCAAGGCGGATGGAAGTATATGATCGAACAGTTCGAAGCATGGACCGAATCTGGCGTGCGACAGGCGAACTCGAAAGGGAAGGACTAA
- a CDS encoding helix-turn-helix transcriptional regulator codes for MECYKTFEALGDPIRLEIVERLANQKRLPTLVLVQGVGVSRQAAAKHILVLERAGVIRSHGEGRQVYRELNPEALTEAQAWIQARTQRWTEKLTKLEEHLARIAEAPNSEK; via the coding sequence TTGGAATGCTACAAGACCTTTGAAGCGCTGGGCGATCCGATCCGGCTTGAAATCGTGGAACGCCTTGCGAATCAGAAGCGGCTCCCAACCCTGGTACTGGTGCAGGGTGTGGGAGTCTCTAGACAGGCTGCGGCAAAGCACATATTGGTATTAGAGCGAGCGGGAGTGATTCGCAGTCATGGCGAGGGTCGCCAGGTTTATCGCGAACTGAATCCAGAGGCTCTAACTGAAGCCCAAGCCTGGATTCAAGCTCGAACGCAGAGGTGGACCGAGAAACTCACCAAGCTCGAAGAACACTTAGCGCGCATTGCTGAAGCACCAAATAGCGAAAAATGA
- a CDS encoding cation:proton antiporter, with amino-acid sequence MAVRFRLPALVGYLVAGMAIGPFTPGIVADSGIAQQLAEIGVSLLMFGVGLHFSIKDLWSVRKVALPGAICQILVASLLGMFAIQSWGLSLASGLVFGLSLSIASTVVLLRALTDRNEVTSDNGRIAVGWLVVEDLVAVSALVILPAIAMASGTIAPQPGANPSVPLALLENLAKMACFVGLMLIIGKKLFPTLLKSVEKTQSRELFTVGVVSIALGIAFGAWSLFGVSPALGAFFAGIVLSESSQSEKATEHILPIQEIFTVLFFVAVGMMFDPAVLLKHPTTILAAVGIVIFGKSIAAYGITLALGYSVRTGLVIAASLAQIGEFSFVLIKMAYSYNLVPTSLVSIILATAAISIAVNPLVFGIADRICRRRNSEPC; translated from the coding sequence GTGGCGGTCCGATTTCGCCTGCCTGCTCTGGTCGGATACCTCGTCGCGGGAATGGCAATCGGCCCCTTCACTCCAGGCATCGTTGCCGATTCAGGAATCGCACAGCAACTCGCAGAAATCGGCGTCAGCCTTTTGATGTTTGGCGTGGGGCTGCATTTTTCGATCAAGGATCTCTGGTCTGTTCGAAAGGTGGCACTACCTGGCGCCATCTGTCAGATTCTCGTAGCCAGCTTGCTTGGAATGTTTGCGATTCAGTCTTGGGGTCTGAGCCTGGCATCTGGACTTGTGTTTGGATTGAGTCTTTCCATTGCGAGCACGGTGGTTTTGCTTAGAGCACTTACCGACCGAAATGAGGTCACGAGCGACAACGGGCGAATCGCGGTTGGTTGGCTGGTAGTAGAAGACCTGGTTGCGGTTTCCGCCCTCGTCATCCTCCCCGCCATCGCTATGGCATCGGGCACGATTGCGCCCCAGCCTGGAGCGAACCCGTCCGTACCACTCGCGCTTCTCGAGAACCTAGCCAAGATGGCTTGCTTTGTCGGGCTGATGCTCATCATCGGCAAAAAGCTCTTCCCAACACTGCTCAAGAGTGTCGAAAAGACGCAATCTCGCGAATTGTTCACGGTTGGGGTTGTTTCTATCGCGCTAGGAATTGCGTTCGGTGCGTGGAGCCTGTTTGGAGTTTCACCCGCCCTAGGGGCGTTCTTTGCCGGGATCGTGCTCAGCGAATCATCACAGTCCGAGAAAGCCACCGAACACATCTTGCCTATTCAAGAGATTTTCACTGTTTTGTTCTTCGTGGCAGTCGGAATGATGTTCGACCCAGCAGTGCTCCTCAAACACCCAACCACGATCCTGGCCGCAGTTGGGATTGTGATTTTTGGAAAATCCATCGCGGCATATGGCATCACGCTCGCCCTGGGGTATTCGGTACGGACTGGACTTGTTATCGCAGCGAGCCTCGCTCAGATCGGCGAGTTTTCGTTCGTCTTGATCAAGATGGCTTACAGCTATAACTTGGTGCCGACCAGCCTCGTTAGCATCATTTTGGCCACTGCAGCGATTTCGATCGCGGTTAACCCGCTGGTCTTCGGCATTGCTGACCGAATCTGTCGGCGCAGGAATTCAGAGCCGTGCTAA
- a CDS encoding DUF4394 domain-containing protein, translating to MKRTSILLGLGLIALVVAGCGGTTAEVGERILVLGAAGTSFTRLSALNYAQVGSTVTISGLSGGESIETVDVRPSTGQLYGYSNLDNLYAINQITGVATLVGNAPTTGAVMDMDFNPVVDRIRISTTDGSNVRVHPDTGALVATDTSFAYAPADVNFGDAVNIAGMAYDRSVIGATQTTLYAVDGVQDTLCTVGGINGSPSPNSGELNTLGATTQNLAGDIGFDISGTTNIGYLMSGGALYTVNLNNGTMTSVVGSVTANDICVLP from the coding sequence ATGAAACGCACAAGCATTTTGTTGGGATTGGGGCTCATTGCCCTTGTAGTGGCAGGCTGTGGTGGTACCACTGCTGAGGTTGGCGAGCGCATCTTGGTTCTGGGCGCAGCAGGCACGTCTTTCACGAGATTGAGTGCTTTGAACTATGCTCAGGTCGGAAGTACGGTGACGATTTCTGGGCTTAGCGGCGGCGAATCCATTGAAACTGTCGACGTGCGGCCTTCAACTGGACAATTGTACGGTTACAGCAATCTCGACAATTTATATGCGATCAACCAGATTACTGGCGTGGCGACACTCGTTGGTAACGCTCCGACGACTGGCGCCGTGATGGATATGGATTTCAACCCAGTTGTTGATCGGATTCGAATCTCGACCACCGATGGCTCCAATGTGCGAGTGCACCCTGATACAGGTGCTCTCGTTGCCACCGACACCAGCTTCGCTTACGCTCCAGCGGACGTGAACTTTGGAGACGCGGTGAACATTGCAGGTATGGCTTACGATCGCAGCGTAATCGGCGCTACACAAACCACTCTATACGCGGTGGATGGCGTCCAAGACACGCTTTGCACAGTAGGCGGAATCAACGGATCTCCATCACCTAACTCTGGTGAACTCAATACGCTGGGGGCGACGACTCAGAACCTGGCGGGTGATATCGGATTCGATATTTCTGGCACTACAAACATCGGCTACTTGATGTCTGGCGGCGCGCTCTACACGGTCAACCTCAACAATGGAACCATGACTTCGGTTGTGGGTTCGGTGACGGCGAACGACATCTGTGTTTTGCCGTAA
- a CDS encoding YwiC-like family protein codes for MSSKPTVNLKLVALPAEHGGWGFLMVPVLAGLIFAFSVPGLVLSFAALFLFLTHQPLKVALKDSLKGKIYPRTRAAILFAVSYSLLTAVLFLLALRLTPSSDFVKPLMVALPLFAVVLAFDLRSSSREWLPEIIASASFGSVAAAIAILGGANLWLASGIWFLIALHSASAILYVRARLRLERDLSASALPQTCVFVLAFFTCAWMSKNGAINMLPGLAFAVLFIRSIYGLSKFRKVVPAKSVGFQEFGYGLLVSLAIGFCQMGIGR; via the coding sequence ATGTCATCGAAGCCGACCGTCAACTTAAAATTAGTCGCATTGCCTGCCGAACACGGTGGTTGGGGCTTCTTGATGGTGCCCGTGCTGGCTGGGCTAATTTTCGCGTTTTCAGTGCCAGGACTGGTTCTATCGTTTGCAGCCCTGTTTCTGTTCTTGACCCACCAGCCTCTCAAGGTAGCACTAAAGGATTCGCTCAAGGGCAAAATCTATCCCCGTACTCGGGCGGCAATTCTGTTTGCCGTGAGTTACTCGCTTCTGACTGCCGTTCTCTTTTTGCTTGCGCTAAGGCTCACACCAAGCTCAGATTTTGTTAAGCCACTGATGGTTGCACTGCCGCTGTTTGCAGTCGTTTTGGCATTTGATTTGCGAAGTAGTAGCCGCGAGTGGCTTCCTGAAATCATCGCCAGCGCGAGCTTTGGTTCTGTAGCGGCCGCAATAGCCATCTTGGGTGGAGCTAATTTGTGGCTTGCGAGTGGAATCTGGTTCTTGATCGCCCTGCATTCCGCAAGCGCGATACTTTATGTGCGTGCACGGCTCCGGCTGGAAAGGGATCTGTCTGCCAGCGCATTGCCCCAGACTTGCGTATTCGTCTTGGCGTTTTTCACTTGTGCTTGGATGTCAAAGAATGGCGCGATCAACATGCTCCCGGGATTGGCGTTTGCGGTGCTATTCATTCGCAGCATCTACGGACTCTCCAAATTCCGCAAGGTCGTCCCAGCAAAGTCGGTTGGATTCCAGGAATTCGGATATGGGCTGTTGGTGAGCCTTGCAATAGGCTTTTGCCAAATGGGAATTGGGCGATAA